Proteins encoded together in one Candidatus Hydrogenedentota bacterium window:
- the carA gene encoding glutamine-hydrolyzing carbamoyl-phosphate synthase small subunit, producing MKAVLALETGDVYEGNAVGAEGESYGELVFNTSMTGYQEILTDPSYAGQIVTMTYPLIGNYGVNPEDVESRKPFVEGFVMRECCHTPSNWRARQTLPEYLREHSIVAIDGVDTRKITKFLRTHGAKKSVLSTIDFDHDSLVQKAIDSQDMAGSDYVKAVSVTEPYEWNPAFKGKYRVVAFDYGIKYNILRLLEAHGCNVVVMPATATAEQTLAQKPDGIFLSNGPGDPAALPYIYPTVQALMPVKPIFGICLGHQILGHAFGGTTYKLKFGHRGGNQPVLNHDTGAVEISAQNHGFAVDPKSLDESKVRVTHINLNDGSVEGMEHKELPIFSVQYHPESSPGPHDSRYLFERFVKLMDEAKSRN from the coding sequence TTGAAAGCGGTATTGGCACTGGAAACAGGGGACGTGTACGAGGGGAACGCCGTCGGCGCAGAGGGCGAATCCTACGGCGAGCTCGTGTTCAATACGAGCATGACCGGCTACCAGGAAATCCTCACCGACCCTTCCTACGCGGGGCAGATTGTCACGATGACGTATCCGCTCATCGGCAATTATGGCGTGAATCCCGAAGACGTCGAGTCGCGCAAGCCGTTCGTCGAAGGGTTTGTCATGCGCGAGTGTTGCCACACGCCAAGCAACTGGCGTGCGAGGCAGACGCTTCCCGAGTATCTGCGCGAACATAGCATTGTCGCGATCGACGGCGTGGACACGCGCAAGATCACCAAGTTCCTGCGCACGCACGGCGCGAAAAAGTCGGTGTTGAGCACGATCGATTTCGATCATGACAGCCTGGTGCAAAAGGCGATCGATTCGCAGGACATGGCGGGCAGCGATTACGTCAAGGCCGTGAGCGTCACCGAGCCATACGAGTGGAACCCGGCGTTCAAAGGCAAGTACCGCGTCGTGGCATTCGACTATGGCATCAAGTACAACATACTCCGTCTGCTCGAGGCGCACGGCTGCAACGTCGTTGTCATGCCGGCAACCGCGACCGCGGAACAAACGCTCGCGCAAAAACCGGACGGCATCTTTCTATCGAACGGCCCTGGCGATCCGGCCGCGCTACCCTACATCTACCCGACGGTCCAGGCGCTCATGCCTGTGAAACCAATCTTTGGAATTTGCCTCGGGCACCAGATTCTGGGCCACGCGTTCGGAGGCACCACCTACAAACTGAAGTTCGGGCACCGCGGCGGCAACCAACCCGTGCTCAATCACGACACCGGCGCGGTCGAGATCAGCGCGCAGAACCACGGCTTCGCCGTTGATCCAAAATCGCTCGACGAAAGCAAGGTGCGCGTGACGCACATCAACCTCAACGACGGTTCCGTCGAAGGGATGGAGCATAAGGAACTGCCGATTTTCAGCGTGCAGTACCACCCTGAATCGTCCCCCGGCCCGCACGACAGCCGTTACCTCTTCGAGCGATTTGTGAAGCTGATGGACGAGGCAAAATCGCGGAATTAG
- a CDS encoding sugar phosphate isomerase/epimerase: protein MPNLSRLCIHTMTTKPWSLREAIDGFVRAGVPAITVWRQHIEPVGMEEAGRMLRESELKVVSLCRGGFFPGVTHAKRQLAIEDNKRAIDEAYAIGAPLVVLVCGAVPGMPLAEARKQILDGIATVLDHAQQAQVKLGIEPLHPMYADDRSAVSTLEQANNMAAALRSPWVGVTVDVYHVWWDPYVQSEIARAGKSIFSFHVCDWRTPTRDILNDRGLMGEGCIKIAQIRKWVEEAGFDGPIEVEIFSNELWATDQTEYVEKIKAAFLKHC from the coding sequence ATGCCAAACCTTTCGCGCCTCTGCATTCACACCATGACCACCAAACCGTGGTCGTTGCGCGAGGCTATCGACGGCTTCGTGCGTGCGGGCGTGCCTGCGATTACGGTGTGGCGGCAGCATATCGAACCTGTCGGCATGGAAGAAGCGGGGCGGATGCTGCGCGAGTCCGAATTGAAAGTCGTGAGTCTGTGCCGCGGCGGATTCTTCCCGGGTGTGACCCACGCAAAACGGCAGCTCGCCATCGAGGACAACAAACGCGCCATCGACGAAGCGTACGCGATTGGGGCGCCGCTCGTCGTGCTCGTCTGCGGCGCGGTGCCGGGCATGCCGCTCGCCGAGGCGCGCAAGCAAATACTCGACGGCATCGCGACCGTGCTCGACCACGCACAACAGGCGCAGGTGAAGCTTGGCATCGAACCGCTGCACCCGATGTACGCCGACGACCGCTCCGCGGTCTCTACGCTCGAACAGGCCAACAACATGGCCGCTGCGCTGCGGAGTCCTTGGGTGGGTGTGACCGTTGATGTGTATCACGTCTGGTGGGACCCCTACGTTCAAAGCGAAATCGCGCGCGCCGGCAAATCCATCTTTTCGTTTCACGTCTGCGACTGGCGCACGCCAACGCGCGACATTCTCAATGATCGCGGGCTTATGGGCGAAGGCTGTATCAAGATAGCGCAAATCCGCAAGTGGGTCGAGGAGGCCGGTTTTGACGGTCCTATCGAAGTCGAAATCTTCTCGAACGAACTCTGGGCCACCGACCAGACCGAGTACGTGGAGAAGATAAAGGCGGCATTTCTCAAGCACTGCTAA
- a CDS encoding heparinase II/III family protein codes for MFPLAFAQAPVKTASVFYFPEVIARATANAGTHDWARTIRDDTVRKAEPWLALSDDALWDLMVGPNIPRTWHVWSDGYCPSCKQDVRMYDWIADPWKHPWKLQCPKCAELFPKNDFERFHRSGFNEHGVFQPHRADRSLLFNADHPDPADSLHTFGVDDGHGYVADGHRWRFIGYYIIFGQWKKWVHEGIVSLSAAYAVTGEPKYAYKAAVLLDRVADLYPSFDFHTQGGWVYETTNGTRGQVSTWHDACEEVRAMAYAYDRVFDGAKAQEEALVSFLSRKAAECRLANTKSSWADIQRNIESGIFEDTLAHRERIESNYPRTDMTNLVIDAVLRWPTNREAVLQQLDAIIEKSTAVDGMSGEKGLAGYSSIAPSALAEIMIQMMRLEPGFLKTVYERRPAIYDAFRFNIDTWCMEEWYPRTGDTGAFGQKNVRYAGLSFTPNSAADGSEYSFFWDLYEVTKDPALVQVMYLSNGSKLDGLPHDLFGEDPEVFQADVKSVIDREGTELRLSSANKQKWCLAVMRSGKGADRRALWIDYDSGGGHGHFDGMNIGYFAKGLDLVPDFGYPPVGYGGWGAPRATWYRNTASHATVVVDGKNQSTAQGTTTLWADGDGFHAIRAASPDMIGGEIYERTIAMIDIDTHDSYVVDCFRVKGGRDHAKFFGSSFGTIVTGGLTLTDAPDYGGDTQMRAFKADAAPKPGWHVDWTIDDKRDYVPDDRTIRLRYTDLTEHAEASVCEAWVDTGIYGEASEWVPRVMVRRKTESAPLESTFVSVIEPYEGKSKIAAIRRWTSSVPDSTPCIEIERSDGTTDVVLFNATGSTAPAAGGGVQVHGDLACVSRTNEGVHRIRVANATEVLAGPVRVIFKERIPYFDLMLAAGEWKPTAGSFERIEQIFVDGEPLIK; via the coding sequence ATGTTCCCACTGGCATTCGCGCAAGCGCCTGTCAAGACTGCTAGCGTCTTCTATTTTCCCGAGGTGATTGCGCGCGCGACCGCCAACGCCGGTACGCACGATTGGGCGAGGACAATTCGCGACGACACTGTGCGAAAGGCCGAACCGTGGCTGGCGCTGTCCGACGATGCGCTGTGGGATTTGATGGTGGGTCCGAACATTCCGCGCACGTGGCATGTGTGGTCGGATGGGTATTGCCCTTCGTGCAAGCAGGACGTGCGGATGTATGACTGGATCGCGGACCCGTGGAAGCACCCGTGGAAGTTGCAGTGCCCGAAGTGCGCGGAGCTGTTTCCAAAAAACGATTTCGAGAGATTTCACCGCTCCGGCTTCAACGAGCACGGTGTGTTTCAACCTCATCGTGCCGACCGTTCGCTGTTGTTCAATGCGGACCATCCCGATCCCGCCGACTCGCTGCACACGTTCGGCGTCGATGACGGGCACGGCTACGTCGCCGACGGTCATCGCTGGCGGTTCATCGGCTACTACATCATCTTTGGCCAATGGAAGAAATGGGTGCACGAGGGGATTGTCAGCTTGAGCGCGGCGTATGCCGTGACGGGCGAACCGAAGTACGCGTACAAAGCCGCAGTTCTGCTGGATCGCGTCGCGGACCTCTACCCGTCTTTCGATTTCCATACGCAGGGAGGATGGGTTTACGAGACGACAAATGGCACGCGGGGCCAAGTCTCCACGTGGCATGATGCGTGCGAGGAAGTGCGTGCAATGGCATACGCGTATGACCGAGTCTTCGACGGCGCCAAGGCGCAGGAAGAAGCGCTTGTATCCTTTCTCTCGCGTAAGGCAGCGGAATGCCGGCTCGCCAACACCAAATCGTCGTGGGCCGATATTCAACGCAATATCGAGTCTGGTATTTTCGAAGACACACTTGCGCACCGCGAACGCATCGAATCGAACTACCCACGCACCGACATGACGAACCTCGTGATTGACGCAGTGCTGCGCTGGCCGACGAACCGCGAGGCCGTGCTGCAGCAACTCGATGCCATCATCGAGAAGTCGACCGCCGTGGACGGCATGAGCGGCGAGAAGGGGCTGGCGGGATACTCGTCGATCGCACCGAGCGCGTTGGCGGAGATCATGATCCAGATGATGCGGCTCGAACCCGGCTTCCTGAAAACGGTGTACGAGCGGCGGCCCGCGATCTACGACGCGTTTCGCTTCAACATCGACACATGGTGCATGGAGGAATGGTATCCGCGAACGGGCGACACGGGTGCGTTCGGACAAAAGAACGTGCGGTATGCGGGGTTGTCATTTACGCCGAATTCCGCCGCGGACGGTTCCGAATACTCGTTCTTCTGGGACTTGTATGAGGTGACCAAAGACCCGGCCCTGGTACAAGTGATGTATCTCTCGAACGGATCGAAGCTCGACGGACTGCCACACGATCTGTTTGGCGAAGACCCGGAAGTCTTTCAGGCCGACGTAAAATCGGTCATCGACCGCGAAGGCACGGAACTTAGACTGAGTAGTGCGAACAAGCAGAAGTGGTGTCTTGCGGTCATGCGTTCCGGCAAGGGCGCGGATCGGCGCGCGCTGTGGATCGATTACGATTCCGGCGGCGGCCACGGCCATTTCGACGGCATGAACATCGGCTACTTCGCGAAGGGCCTTGACCTCGTTCCCGATTTCGGTTATCCGCCCGTCGGCTACGGCGGGTGGGGCGCGCCGCGCGCTACCTGGTACAGGAACACCGCGTCACACGCGACGGTCGTGGTCGACGGAAAGAACCAGTCAACTGCACAGGGCACGACCACGCTTTGGGCGGATGGCGATGGCTTTCATGCAATCCGGGCTGCAAGTCCGGACATGATTGGCGGCGAGATATACGAGCGCACCATCGCGATGATCGATATCGACACGCATGATTCGTATGTCGTCGACTGTTTCCGAGTGAAAGGCGGCAGGGACCATGCCAAGTTTTTCGGGTCGTCTTTCGGCACGATTGTGACCGGCGGGCTTACGCTGACTGACGCGCCCGACTACGGCGGCGACACGCAAATGCGCGCGTTCAAGGCAGACGCGGCCCCAAAACCGGGTTGGCATGTCGATTGGACGATTGACGACAAGCGGGACTACGTGCCCGACGATCGCACGATTCGCTTGCGCTATACCGATCTGACGGAGCATGCCGAGGCGTCCGTGTGCGAAGCATGGGTCGATACCGGCATTTACGGCGAAGCGTCCGAATGGGTGCCGCGCGTAATGGTCCGGCGAAAGACGGAGAGCGCACCGCTGGAATCGACATTCGTTTCCGTCATCGAACCGTACGAGGGAAAATCGAAAATCGCGGCGATCCGCCGTTGGACGTCGTCCGTTCCGGATTCGACGCCCTGCATCGAGATCGAGCGATCGGACGGGACCACCGACGTCGTACTGTTCAATGCGACGGGCTCGACCGCCCCGGCGGCGGGTGGCGGCGTTCAGGTCCACGGCGACCTGGCCTGTGTGTCCCGCACCAATGAGGGTGTGCATCGGATTCGTGTGGCGAACGCAACAGAAGTTCTTGCCGGCCCCGTGCGCGTCATTTTCAAGGAACGCATTCCATACTTTGATTTGATGCTTGCGGCCGGCGAATGGAAACCGACAGCCGGGTCCTTCGAACGTATCGAGCAGATATTCGTGGATGGCGAGCCATTGATTAAGTAA
- the tsaE gene encoding tRNA (adenosine(37)-N6)-threonylcarbamoyltransferase complex ATPase subunit type 1 TsaE: MTDDSCVIETASPEETERLGRAIAEIMPPGVVALRGALASGKTCFVRGMAQHFGASPIVHSPTFTLINEYGADRTLYHFDLYRLSGPYEVEDIGATELFASDAVCAVEWAERAEALLPPERLDVLFEHLGNDLRKLTFINRNLLPGGWRSVVTR, translated from the coding sequence GTGACGGACGATTCGTGCGTCATCGAGACGGCGTCGCCGGAGGAAACCGAGCGCCTGGGGCGGGCCATCGCCGAGATCATGCCCCCTGGCGTCGTGGCGTTACGCGGCGCCCTCGCGTCAGGCAAGACGTGTTTCGTGCGCGGCATGGCGCAGCACTTCGGCGCGTCGCCGATCGTGCATAGCCCGACCTTCACTCTCATCAACGAATACGGCGCCGACCGTACGCTCTACCATTTCGATCTATACCGTCTGAGCGGTCCCTACGAGGTGGAAGACATCGGTGCAACGGAGCTGTTCGCGTCGGATGCCGTGTGCGCGGTCGAGTGGGCCGAGCGCGCCGAGGCGCTGCTTCCGCCCGAGCGGCTCGACGTGCTTTTTGAGCACCTCGGCAATGACCTGCGAAAACTGACCTTCATCAACCGAAATCTGCTGCCCGGCGGGTGGCGCAGCGTGGTGACGCGCTAG
- the glgA gene encoding glycogen synthase GlgA codes for MSEPMKILFVTAEAAPLVKTGGLADVSYALPRALRALGHDCRIAMPAYGSIPEEQLGDQVAACIAYLDVPVHGAVRQSALPGAGVPMYLIEHNDFFQRDHPYGEGGHEYPDNLERFCFFSLAVLDGIQRTGWVPDIVHCHDWHTAPIPAYIKTRCIDHPVWANMPTVFTIHNMAYQGRYSSTLMPKTGLGWELFTPKYLEFYGDLNLMKAGIIFASKINTVSVTYAREIQTDVAGHGLEGVLRTRANDIIGIANGVDTAQWNPAIDKRLPANFHSASIAGKARCKSELQKQLDLPQSDGPLFGMVTRLVWDKGIDLLLSCLDDFLRRNVQLVILGSGDDVFESALKQAEARFAGKMAVHIGYDEDLAHRIYAGSDFYLMPSRTEPCGLSQMYAMLYGSIPVVHRTGGLADTVTDASPSNLANDKATGFVFASWSERAFQNMIARALKLYTDTPKLAAIRRAAMAQDFSWERSATTYVDLFREAIAQP; via the coding sequence ATGAGCGAACCGATGAAAATACTGTTTGTGACCGCGGAAGCCGCGCCCTTAGTGAAAACGGGCGGGCTCGCGGACGTGTCTTACGCGCTACCGCGCGCGCTCCGCGCGCTGGGACACGACTGCCGTATTGCGATGCCCGCGTACGGTTCGATCCCAGAGGAGCAACTGGGCGACCAAGTCGCGGCGTGCATAGCGTACCTCGATGTGCCGGTGCACGGTGCCGTGCGGCAAAGCGCGCTTCCTGGCGCCGGTGTGCCGATGTATCTCATCGAGCACAACGACTTTTTTCAGCGGGACCATCCCTACGGCGAAGGCGGGCACGAGTATCCCGACAACCTGGAGCGGTTCTGCTTCTTCAGTTTGGCCGTGCTGGATGGAATTCAGAGAACGGGGTGGGTACCCGACATCGTGCATTGCCACGATTGGCACACGGCGCCGATTCCCGCGTACATCAAGACGCGCTGCATCGATCATCCCGTTTGGGCAAACATGCCGACCGTGTTCACGATTCACAATATGGCGTACCAAGGGCGGTATTCGTCGACGCTGATGCCGAAGACAGGGTTGGGCTGGGAATTGTTCACGCCAAAGTACCTCGAGTTCTACGGCGATCTGAACCTGATGAAGGCGGGAATCATTTTCGCATCGAAGATCAACACCGTCAGTGTGACCTACGCGAGGGAAATCCAAACCGACGTCGCCGGACACGGATTGGAGGGCGTTCTGCGTACGCGCGCAAACGACATTATCGGCATCGCGAACGGGGTCGATACCGCGCAGTGGAACCCTGCGATCGACAAGCGGCTTCCCGCGAACTTCCATTCCGCCAGTATCGCCGGAAAGGCGCGGTGCAAGTCCGAATTGCAGAAGCAGTTGGATTTGCCCCAGAGCGATGGGCCCTTGTTCGGAATGGTGACGCGGCTGGTGTGGGACAAGGGAATTGACCTACTGCTGTCGTGTCTCGACGACTTCCTGCGCCGCAATGTGCAACTCGTGATCCTCGGGTCCGGCGACGACGTTTTTGAGAGCGCGCTGAAACAGGCGGAGGCGCGGTTTGCCGGAAAGATGGCGGTGCACATCGGCTATGACGAAGACCTGGCGCACAGGATTTACGCGGGGTCGGACTTCTACCTGATGCCGTCGCGCACGGAGCCGTGCGGGTTGAGCCAAATGTACGCGATGCTTTACGGCTCCATCCCCGTCGTACACCGCACCGGCGGCCTCGCGGATACGGTGACCGACGCGTCTCCGTCCAACTTGGCGAACGACAAAGCCACCGGCTTCGTGTTCGCGTCGTGGAGCGAGCGCGCGTTTCAAAACATGATTGCGCGGGCGCTGAAGCTGTACACGGACACGCCAAAACTCGCCGCGATTCGTCGCGCCGCCATGGCGCAGGATTTCTCGTGGGAACGTTCCGCGACTACCTACGTCGACCTGTTCCGCGAGGCCATCGCCCAACCGTGA
- a CDS encoding Nif3-like dinuclear metal center hexameric protein has translation MTVQDVCDVVDDLAPRGLAYPWDRCGLHTGDPEDDVRCVLVALTVTREAFAAARRARAQMIVAHHPLIWEPLKTLRAGDPHTRLCLDIAQAGIACYGAHTNLDVVPGGVNTAIADRLKLRDTTPLLSVPQAQQVKLVTFVPATHLAQVRDAVCSAGAGVIGDYTHCSFSAPGTGTFLPNEKTDPFSGRKFVVNEEPELRFEVLAAKARLPRIVEALLRSHPYEEVAYDIVPLENVDASIGLGVKGHLDRVITLGVFARQVRKALGARFVRVVGANDRRVHTVGVIGGSGGGEIAGIPHAVDVLVTGDIDYHDALAAQDRGLAVIDAGHAAAERWVVPVLASYLKARLKKVRVATYIEPDVFRIITE, from the coding sequence ATGACGGTACAAGACGTCTGCGACGTCGTGGACGATTTGGCCCCGCGCGGGCTTGCGTATCCATGGGACCGGTGCGGACTGCACACCGGCGATCCGGAGGATGACGTGCGATGCGTGCTGGTCGCGCTGACGGTGACGCGCGAAGCGTTTGCCGCGGCGCGGCGCGCGCGCGCGCAGATGATCGTCGCCCATCACCCTCTGATTTGGGAACCGCTGAAAACGCTGCGCGCCGGCGATCCGCATACGCGCCTTTGTCTCGATATCGCGCAGGCGGGCATTGCATGCTATGGCGCGCATACAAACCTTGACGTCGTTCCCGGCGGCGTGAACACCGCGATCGCAGACCGCCTGAAGCTGCGCGACACAACGCCGTTGCTGTCCGTGCCGCAGGCGCAGCAGGTGAAACTCGTCACGTTTGTTCCGGCCACGCACCTCGCGCAGGTGCGCGATGCGGTGTGCAGCGCGGGCGCCGGCGTGATTGGCGATTACACACACTGTTCGTTCAGCGCGCCAGGCACGGGGACCTTTCTTCCCAATGAAAAGACCGATCCGTTTTCCGGACGGAAGTTCGTGGTGAACGAAGAGCCTGAACTGCGATTCGAAGTGCTGGCGGCCAAAGCGCGCCTGCCGCGCATCGTCGAGGCGTTATTGCGCTCGCACCCGTACGAAGAGGTCGCGTACGATATCGTGCCGCTCGAAAACGTCGACGCATCGATTGGGCTTGGCGTGAAGGGCCACCTCGATCGTGTGATCACGCTTGGCGTCTTTGCGCGGCAGGTGCGAAAGGCGCTGGGCGCGCGGTTTGTGCGCGTCGTCGGCGCGAACGACCGGCGCGTCCACACCGTCGGCGTGATTGGCGGATCGGGCGGCGGCGAAATTGCCGGAATACCGCATGCGGTCGATGTGCTCGTAACGGGCGACATCGATTATCACGACGCGCTGGCCGCACAAGACCGCGGCCTCGCCGTAATCGACGCGGGACACGCCGCGGCGGAAAGGTGGGTGGTGCCGGTGCTTGCCTCGTACCTCAAAGCCCGATTGAAAAAGGTGCGCGTCGCCACGTATATCGAACCCGATGTGTTTCGCATAATCACGGAGTAA
- the amrB gene encoding AmmeMemoRadiSam system protein B — MPTTMIRRPAVAGQFYPGEPDDLRDTVDSYLDAADVDPAPERVVTIVSPHAGYIYSGPTAGHAFARVRGKKPRRVVLIGCSHRYAIDSASVFASGEFMTPIGAFPVDEAFARALAGTIDSVSIEPHLPEHSLEVQLPFLARAIGLVPIVPVLFGSQAGPWHANAGEAIARMLDPDDLVVASTDLSHYLNEASANAIDRRSINAVLTKDWKAYAQGIRDRSCAMCGAAAVTAAMACAAALDAREWKLLDYRTSSAASGDYDRVVGYAAISMERAA; from the coding sequence ATGCCCACAACGATGATCCGCAGACCGGCGGTCGCAGGGCAGTTTTACCCTGGTGAGCCGGACGATTTGCGGGACACGGTCGATTCGTATCTCGACGCGGCGGACGTGGATCCCGCGCCGGAGCGCGTCGTTACGATTGTGAGCCCGCACGCGGGGTATATCTATTCCGGCCCGACGGCGGGCCATGCGTTTGCGCGCGTGCGTGGGAAGAAGCCCCGCCGTGTCGTGCTGATAGGGTGTTCGCACCGGTACGCGATCGATTCCGCGTCGGTATTCGCGAGCGGCGAGTTCATGACGCCCATAGGCGCGTTTCCCGTCGATGAGGCGTTCGCGCGCGCACTTGCCGGCACGATCGATTCGGTGTCGATCGAGCCGCACTTGCCGGAGCATTCGCTCGAAGTGCAGTTGCCGTTCCTGGCGCGCGCGATCGGCCTCGTCCCGATCGTTCCCGTGCTGTTCGGATCACAGGCGGGGCCGTGGCACGCGAACGCGGGAGAGGCGATCGCGCGCATGCTGGACCCGGACGATCTGGTGGTCGCGTCAACGGACCTCTCGCATTACCTGAACGAGGCGAGCGCGAACGCGATCGATCGGCGATCGATCAACGCGGTATTGACGAAAGATTGGAAAGCTTACGCCCAAGGCATACGCGACAGGTCGTGCGCGATGTGCGGCGCGGCAGCCGTAACCGCGGCGATGGCGTGCGCCGCCGCGCTTGACGCAAGGGAGTGGAAGTTGCTCGATTACCGCACGAGTTCCGCCGCGTCGGGGGATTACGACCGTGTCGTGGGCTACGCGGCCATCAGCATGGAACGCGCTGCATGA
- a CDS encoding LON peptidase substrate-binding domain-containing protein, with amino-acid sequence MGKFLPLFPLQLVVFPGEKLKLHIFEPRYKQLIGECRDESITFGIPAYVDGRVAEYGTEMRLQTIFKTYDDGRMDILTEGVAAFHLDEFIRDVPDRLYHGAQVTVLGNDPIAYEITTEELARQYARLHDLMKTDYLRKSFSTKNVSFEIAQEVGLKLSQKVELLSLEKEADRQLLLVNHLHSIIPVLVGVQETRRRIRQNGHFKALPPLDV; translated from the coding sequence ATGGGTAAGTTTCTTCCGCTGTTCCCGTTGCAGCTCGTGGTCTTTCCCGGCGAAAAGCTGAAGCTGCACATCTTCGAACCGCGCTATAAGCAGCTCATCGGCGAATGCCGCGACGAAAGCATCACGTTCGGCATTCCCGCTTACGTGGATGGGCGCGTCGCCGAATACGGCACCGAGATGCGCCTGCAAACGATTTTCAAGACCTATGACGATGGCCGGATGGACATCCTCACGGAAGGCGTCGCGGCGTTTCATCTGGACGAGTTCATCCGCGACGTACCGGACAGACTGTACCACGGCGCACAGGTGACCGTGTTGGGCAACGACCCGATCGCGTACGAAATCACGACGGAGGAACTGGCACGGCAGTACGCACGGTTGCACGACCTGATGAAGACGGACTATCTGCGAAAGTCGTTTTCGACCAAGAACGTGTCGTTCGAAATCGCGCAGGAAGTCGGGTTGAAACTGTCGCAAAAGGTAGAACTGCTCTCGCTCGAAAAGGAGGCGGACCGCCAACTGCTGCTTGTAAACCATCTGCACTCGATCATTCCCGTGCTCGTAGGCGTGCAGGAAACGCGGCGGCGCATTCGCCAGAACGGACATTTCAAGGCCCTCCCGCCTCTGGATGTGTAG
- a CDS encoding carbon-nitrogen hydrolase family protein encodes MLLAALVFASAAAASEAPRDTLRIALMHGVPEKWNVEKNFGEFLLQLDEAAAQKADVFITPECWLDGYAAPDESSTPEKLKTVAQDLESSAYLKRVSQEAAKRKMMICFGFTSIENGNLFNAAGLWDSEGTRIGVYHKTHLQTHDLQYAPGEGLPVWDSVFGKVGVMICADRRWPETPRTLRLQGARLILNPTYGFSGDMNEAIMRTRSYENQCFIAFAHPKTSLVTGPKGKVLAKWDGDTPGVTVCDIDLSEAKEDNHLRDRRPEIYGAITRPKTANE; translated from the coding sequence ATGCTCCTTGCCGCGCTCGTATTCGCCTCGGCCGCCGCCGCGTCCGAGGCCCCGCGCGATACATTACGCATCGCCCTCATGCACGGCGTGCCCGAGAAGTGGAACGTGGAGAAGAACTTCGGGGAATTCCTCCTGCAACTGGACGAGGCGGCCGCGCAGAAGGCGGACGTCTTCATCACGCCGGAGTGCTGGCTCGACGGGTATGCCGCGCCGGACGAATCGTCGACACCGGAGAAACTGAAAACGGTCGCGCAGGACCTCGAATCGAGCGCCTATCTAAAGCGGGTGTCGCAGGAAGCGGCGAAACGAAAGATGATGATCTGCTTCGGTTTTACGTCGATCGAAAACGGAAACCTGTTTAACGCCGCCGGACTGTGGGACTCCGAGGGCACGCGCATCGGCGTGTATCACAAGACGCACCTCCAGACGCACGACCTGCAATACGCTCCCGGCGAAGGGTTGCCCGTATGGGATTCGGTGTTCGGAAAGGTGGGCGTCATGATCTGCGCGGACCGGCGCTGGCCGGAGACGCCGCGGACCCTCCGGCTCCAAGGCGCGCGCCTGATACTGAATCCGACCTACGGGTTCTCGGGCGACATGAACGAAGCGATCATGCGGACGCGGTCATACGAGAATCAGTGCTTCATCGCGTTCGCGCACCCAAAGACAAGTCTGGTCACCGGACCGAAGGGAAAGGTCCTCGCGAAATGGGACGGCGATACGCCCGGCGTCACGGTGTGCGATATCGATCTCTCCGAGGCTAAAGAAGACAATCACCTGCGTGACAGGCGCCCAGAGATATACGGGGCGATCACCAGACCGAAAACGGCAAACGAGTAG